CGCTCAGCCATGAGGACATGCTTCCCTATTGTCGCGAGCATGCTCCCTGCCCTGGCGTCGACGCTCTGTCGCTCTCTGTTCCATACCATTCCCTCTACAGGGTAATGAACAGGCTTGGATCTGTTCGTTCAGCTCCCATCGCAGTGTTCGGGTTTCGAAGGCGATGTCCCCATCCGCTCAACTGGAACCAAAAGCGATGGGGGTTGCCTATCGACGGAAAGCATATTTCCCGGAGGAACAGACTGATGACATTTCTTCGCCACCCGGTCCCCCTTCCGGCGATAATTAGAAATCACCGACGTAGGAAACAGAGTAGAGATAATTATGGCGGATGAGGAACAGATGAGGGAGTACTGCATTAGCGCTATGAACTACACCCAGAACTGGGATACTTGGAAGAAGACGCTGAAAGAGGCCATCACGGTGGGAAAGGGCATGGGTCTCTCGGACGATGAGATCAAGGACATCGCCAACCGGTTCACCGACTTCCTGGTAGAGAGGGTGTGCGCGGAGACGGCGGAGGAGGAGCTGCTGAAGGACATGTGGGATGCCGCCGATGTGGATGAGAGGAAGGCCATCGTGAGCATATTCTACAAGATGCTGTCCAAGGAGGCCTAGATCAGTCTAGATCCCTCCCTTTGGAGGCTCGGGGGCTGACATACATTAGCCCCATATCCAGCGTTGGATCGGAAAGATGATATGCTGTGCATAACGGGACAGGAGGAAGTGAGTTAGAAGAGCGTGTGATATGGGCTTCATGGACTGGTTCGCCAAGAGATTGATCGACAGGATGACGCCTAAGGAACGCTACGATCTCGCCTCCACGGCGATCACAGAGATGAT
The nucleotide sequence above comes from Methanomassiliicoccus sp.. Encoded proteins:
- a CDS encoding DUF3243 domain-containing protein, coding for MADEEQMREYCISAMNYTQNWDTWKKTLKEAITVGKGMGLSDDEIKDIANRFTDFLVERVCAETAEEELLKDMWDAADVDERKAIVSIFYKMLSKEA